In the Paralichthys olivaceus isolate ysfri-2021 chromosome 15, ASM2471397v2, whole genome shotgun sequence genome, one interval contains:
- the LOC109628377 gene encoding 15-hydroxyprostaglandin dehydrogenase [NAD(+)]: protein MALKGKNAVVTGAVMGIGKAITEILLQNGAKVALLDVNETAGKSLMKTLSEQYAPENILFLNCNVESEKDIKAALQKAAETFGGIEIMCNNAGILDESTWEKMVSINLMGVIRGTYQALDHMNKLKGGRGGVIINISSLAGIGPLPSCPVYTAVKHGVVGFTRAMAAASASLGYGIRFNTLCPGFVKTELFSNIPKKLGLFSELTVVTQQLVENFGVLNVSEVAEAFLELVTDETKNGEALLVLPENEEGKGGNKYITFPSALQQ, encoded by the exons ATGGCTCTGAAAGGGAAAAATGCGGTGGTGACCGGGGCAGTGATGGGAATAGGAAAAGCAATAACAGAGATTCTTCTGCAAAATGGTGCCAAG GTGGCTCTCCTGGACGTGAATGAAACTGCAGGAAAGAGTCTGATGAAAACCCTCAGTGAACAGTATGCACCAGAGAATATTTTGTTCCTGAACTGCAATGTGGAATCAGAGAAGGACATTaaag CCGCCCTTCAGAAAGCTGCAGAAACCTTCGGAGGGATAGAAATCATGTGCAACAATGCCGGTATCCTCGATGAGTCCACTTGGGAGAAAATGGTCTCCATAAACCTT ATGGGTGTCATCAGGGGGACTTACCAGGCTCTGGACCACATGAACAAGTTAAAAGGAGGTCGGGGAGGGGTCATCATCAACATATCATCTTTGGCAG GAATTGGCCCTCTTCCGAGCTGTCCGGTCTATACAGCAGTCAAGCATGGAGTGGTCGGCTTCACTCGAGCCATGGCG GCTGCCTCTGCCTCATTAGGCTACGGTATACGGTTCAACACTCTTTGCCCAGGTTTCGTCAAAACTGAACTCTTCTCCAACATCCCAAAGAAACTGGGACTCTTCTCCGAACTCACCGTCGTCACCCAACAACTCGTTGAAAATTTCGGGGTTTTAAA tgtgtcTGAGGTTGCTGAGGCTTTCCTTGAGCTGGTGACAGATGAGACAAAGAACGGTGAGGCTCTGCTGGTCCTCCCAGAAAATGAAGAAGGGAAAggaggaaataaatacataactTTCCCTTCAGCCCTTCAACAGTAG